TAGATGAAATCTCCCGCACCACAGCCTGTGGCACAGAACACCCAGCCGCGTTGTTCATCGAGGGAAAAGCCGCCCCAAGGATTCGCGCCGCCGTAGGTCTCGCCTTCCTGCCATTGCCAGGTGTCGTATCCGAACTCGCCCTTGAGCGGAACGGTGTGAAAAATCCATTCGAAGGCGCCGGTCTCTGCGTTGTAAGCGCGAACATCTCCGGGCGTGGAATCGTTTTCCTCCGGCACGCGGGAGCCGACAATCAGGAGGTTGCGGTAAATGATGCCCGGGGCGGTGACTTCGATCGACGCTCTGGCCGGGTCCACGGGCAGGTTCTTTCGCAAATCGATGAAGCCGCCTTCGCCGAACGATTCAATGAGCGCGCCGGTTTTCGCGTCGATGGCATAGACGCGGTCCTTGACGAAATTGAAGATGCGCCGTTTCTCGCGCCGGGCGTCCTCCCAATAAACTACGCCGCGATTGCGCCCGCGGAAAACGCGGTTCCCGGCATTGTATCTGGCCGATTCGAAAATCCACACCTCTTTGCCAGTGGCTGCATCCAGAGCGACGGCGTTGACCTTCGGCGTGGTGAAATAGAGCAAGCCATCGATCACGATCGGATTGCTGTACATGGAAGGCCCGTTGGGATCGCCGTGCCGGTATTCCCAGGCGACCTGGAGGCGATGCGCGTTCGTGGAATTGATTTGGGACAGTGTGGAATACTGGTTGGCCTTTTTGTCGCCCTGGTAGATCGCCCAATCGGCATAGTTATCGAACCGGTCTCGCCATTCGCCGTTAGGCGCAGCGGCGAGGCAGGCGGAATCAGAAAGGAGAACAAAGGCCGTCAAGAACAGCGCTACCGAACTGAGAGCCTGTCCTGAGAGCGTGTTTTGAAAATCGTCGCAACGTACCGCGGCTCTCTTCTTCAAATCCGAAATCCGAAATCCGAAATCCGAAATACTCAGAGCCTCGTTACCTCGGTTGCTACAAGCAGTGGTGATTCTCAAAACACGCCCTGAGCGGATCATGAATCCTTTTGGGCTGAACGCCGGAGGATTGCAAGCGCAGAGCCACTCCCAAACCCACGCTTCAAGCGCTTCTCGTTCGTTTTGGACGTTTATGAAACGTTCGGAGATCTGGCGCGCGAACAGGGAAGTCACCCGCCGTCGTCGCCCGTGAAAGCCACGGGACGAACGCGGCACCAAGGCCGGCTGAATATGGCCTTTTGCGATGGGCACGTGGAGAGCCTCCGGGTTGAGGATGCTTATTTTGGAAAGAGAGATCGCGACCTGCGGATGTGGAATACCGACAACGAACCGCACCGCGAATTTCTGGGGCTTACGAAATAGAACCATGCGGAGCGCAGCCTTCGGGAACGAGCCGATGAGTTCATGGTTCTGGAACTCCAGCCGGGATCTCTGCCGCGCGAGGGCGGACTCGTCAGGTACGGTCCTGAGTTCGATCAGTGGAAGGCCGAACCATTGGATTAACCGCGAATCGACGAATGAACGACAATCCTTGCACGCTTCACTCCAAAACGAACCCTTCGGGAGCGCGAGCGCTTCTCCCTCACTTTAATCTTCTCTCGCCGGGAAAGGAGCGCGGGCAGCCGCGCCCGTGTGTTTCCGAGGAATCCGGACAGAAAACCTCTCGCGGGCAGGCTGCCCGCGCTCCTTCTTGAATCAGCCGTGAGACGCACCGGGGTGTCCCCGTTTGCGCCTTGCTCCGGGCTCAGACCGGGTTAAGGTGAGCGGTGTCGCCTAATCCAAAAGACGGTTTCGCTACCCTGTTTGTTTTCGCCGGCTTCCTCGCCGTGACCGCGCCTTCCTGCCGGCCCACTTCCGAAAGCAATTCGCCGCCAACCTCCAGCTCCGCCATGTCCACCAAACAAGTCGCACATCCCCACACCAATCGGTTGGCGCGGGAGAAGTCGCCGTATCTGCTCCAACACCAGCACAACCCGGTCGATTGGTTCGCGTGGGGCGAGGAGGCGTTCGCCAAGGCGCGCGCCGAAAACAAACCCATCCTGCTCAGCATCGGCTACTCCACCTGCCATTGGTGCCACGTCATGGAACGCGAATCGTTTGAAGACGAAAAACTGGCAGCGTATTTGAACCGGCACTTCGTCAGCATCAAGGTCGATCGCGAGGAGCGGCCCGACGTCGATAAGATCTACATGACCGCCGTCCAGGCCATGGGCGAAGGCGGCGGCTGGCCGCTCAATGTCTTTCTGACGCCGGACCTCAAGCCATTTTACGGCGGGACTTATTTTCCTCCCGAACCCAAATATGGCCGGCCCAGTTTCCTTCAAGTGCTGGAGCGCATCCAGGATCTCTGGCAAACGCGCCGGGAAGATATCGGCAATTCAGCCGGCAAACTTCACGAGCATCTGGCGAACGCCACAGAACTGGAAGCCGCGCCAGGGATCTTGCTCACTCCTGCTATCCTCGAAACCGCGGCGCGCAAATTCAAATCGGAATACGATCCGCGCCACGGCGGTTTTGGCAACGCGCCGAAATTCCCCCGCCCCAGCCAGCCCGCGATTCTGCTGCGGCACGGCGTTCGGGCCGGCGACCCGGAAGCGATCAAAATGGTGTTGCACACCTGCGAACGCATGGCGGCCGGCGGCATGTACGATCAACTGGGCGGCGGCTTCGCGCGTTACTCCGTCGATGCCCAATGGCTCGTGCCGCATTTCGAGAAAATGCTCTATGACAACGCCCAGTTGGTCCACCTCTACCTCGACGCGCATTTGATCAGCGGCGAAGCCCGCTTCGCCGACACGGCCCGCGACATCCTCCGCTACATTCTGCGCGACATGACGCATCGCGAAGGCGGGTTTTACTCGGCGGAAGACGCGGACAGCGAAGGCAAGGAAGGCAAGTTTTACTGCTGGACACGCGACGAATTGTCGAAATTGCTCACAACGGAAGAATTCAACGTTGCCGTGCGTTTCTTCGGGATTACCGAGGCCGGCAATTTCGTAGACCATAGCGACCCCAATCCGCTCCCCAACCAAAATGTCCTCAGCATCGTCGATCCGAATCTTTCTCCCGGCGACCAGAGTCTGCTGGTCTCGGCGAAAAGGAAAATGTTCGACGCGCGGGCCAGACGCGTCCGTCCGCACCTCGACGACAAGGTTCTGGCTTCGTGGAACGGACTGATGCTCGGCGCCATCGCGCGCGCTTACGCCGTGCTCGGCGACGAAAACTACCGCGCCGCGGCGGAGAAGAATTTTTCTTTGCTCCAAGCCAAACTGTGGGATGCGAAAACCAAAACGTTGTATCACCGCTGGCGGGACGGCGAGCGCGACTCGGTGCAATTGCTCGATGCCTACGCGAATCTACTCGCCGGCACGATCGGTCTGTATGAGGCGACGCTGGCCGCGCAGCATCTCGAGTTTGCGCTGGCGCTCGCGGAATCGATGCTGGAAAAATTCTACGACCAAAAGGAAGGCGGTTTTTGGCAAAGCGCCGCTGATTCCAAAGATTTGATTCTGCGCATCAAGGAAGATTACGACGGCGCGGAGCCATCCGGAAACTCTGTGGCGGTTCTCGCGCTGTTGAAGTTGGCTGCGATCACCGACCGCCCCGAATTCAAGCAAGCCGCCGAAAAGACGCTGCGGCTTCTCGCTGAGCGCATGCAACAAATCCCGCAAGCCGTGCCGTATCTGCTGCTGGGGCTGGATTTCTGGCTCGAAGAACCGAAGCGGGTGGTGATCGCCGGTGACCCCAAGTCGCCGGTGACGCGCGAACTGTTGCGAGCGGCGCACACGGTGTATCAACCGGTCAAAGTGGTGCTCAGCAACACCGGACCGGTCGAGCCGTTCGCCACGACATTGCCGCTGCACGAAGGCAAACCTACGGCTTATCTCTGCACGGGCAAAGCCTGCCAGCCACCGACGCATGACCGAGAAACCGTAGCGAAGTTTTTGAAATAAGTGCCCCGGTCGATTCATTCAATTTTGGCCGGTCGGCCAAAATTTGGGATGTTCTGCACGTTTCATTCCAAACAGGTCCTTCCGCATGACGCGACTCAGATGTAGTACATCTTCTCCTTGTCTGGGCGGGCGTCGAGCAATTGCTGGAAAGTAATGGCGTCCGCGGCTTCCTCGAAGGCCGTTCCGAGTCTTCGCCACGCTTCACGAATCTCCGCGCCGCACTGCGGATCGCTCAAGGCCGGGGAATCCAGGATGGGACCGTAAACCGCGCGCAGAATGTCGCCGAACGTAATCTCCGCCGGCGGACGGGCCAGCAGGTATCCGCCGTCCTTGCCGCGCTGGCTTTTCACGATTTGTTTCGACTTCAACTCGATCAGAATCTGGACCAGATAATTGACCGGGATTCCATGTTCGACGGCCACGTCTTCGGCACGAACCGCGACTTCTTGTTCAAAGCGCGCGGCCAATCCTAGGACGGCTCGCACGGCGTAATCGCTTTTCACGGAGAGTTTCACCGGGTTAAACTAAGAAGCGGAGGGAGCTTGCGCAATCAAAAGTGGCGCTTCGGACATGCGGTACGGCTGATTCGACAAGGAGCGCGGGCAGCTTGCCCGCGCAGTCGTGCGAGTAAAACTGTCGGGTAACGAAGTCTTCTCCCTCTCTTCCCGAAGGGAGGAGAGGGCTGGGGAGAGGAGGGGCGTTGGCTCGGCTCCGATGTTTCCAAGAAACTCCTCTCTCCAACTCTCTCCCCACTCGTTCCTCGCGGGGAGAGAGGGAAGTCAATCGGAGTCGGCTGACCGACACTTTAAATCGCACCCCCCGCGCGGTCGTACGACGAGATTCTTGAAAAGCCTGCCCTACATTGGAAAACGGAACCTGACGGGAAGGAGAGGAGGTCGAGAACTGATTCGGAGGAGGCAAAAACAGGACGAAGGGACACGCTGCAGGTGGGACATCCCGCAGATTGCTTCAGGTCCGGCTGCCGAGCGTCGCGTCCCTCGTCCGAAGTGTCGTCCGCAATTCTGCCATCACCCAGGCCGTGGGCGGCCCGGCGGAGCACCCGCTCCGGATAGAGCGGGCGCTCGAACGGCCGCCGCAACGGGAGTTCGGACCCGCTTGTCCTCCAGGATCCCGATGGAATGGCGATGTGAAAAAGTCTCATTCCGCGAACGTCATCGTATTTATGCCCATGACCACTCAGCCGTATCCATTCGGTCAGATGGGGAGCGCACGCGCCCTCGCGTGCTGTGGTCCGCGCCCTCGCCGACCACACCACTCGCAAGAGCGGTCACCCTTTGGTGACTGAATTTCTACAACGGGGCGCCGGTCGATACACGCGAGGGCGCGTATGCTCCCCAATTTCGACTGCCTACTTACGGCTAAGCGTATGAGGCGACACGCCGATCCCGGTTCCCGGATTTCGCCATAGAAGAACCGCCAATCGCCATCGCCGCACGGCTCTGCGGGAGCCTCGCTGCGCCGTCGTTTACAGAGGGACGACTGTTCCCGCTGATTTCAGTTCAATCGCCCGCGCCAGGTGTGGATACTCGGCGTTGATGAGCGCCGTCAAAAACGTATCGGGAACTCAGGGTGCGCCTGATCCTCATACGAATGTCACCGATGGAATGATCTGGCGCGTCTCTCAACGCCCAACCCCTCTCAACTCCTGTCACTTCGTCACTTCAGCGACGCGAGGAAATCGAGGAGGTCCGCGACGTCTTGGGCGGTCATGCTCTGGAGGAGCAGTTCGGGCATGGCGGAGATTTGCTGGGGCTTCAGGCCCTTCACCTCGGTCATCGGAACGCGAATTTCTTGCGTGTTGGCGTCCTTGAGCACCACTTCCTGTTCGGTGCGTTTGAGCAGAAACCCGCTGTAGATCAAGTCGTCCTTGGTTTCAACCTGGTAGGTGATGAAATTGGGTTCGATGACCTTCGACGGGAACAAAATGTTGTCCAGGATTTGCGCGCGGTCGTATTTCGAGGCGATGTGGCTGAGGTCCGGGCCAAATTCGCGGCCCTGGTTTTCGAGACGATGGCATTGCTGGCATTGGGACGAGCCTTCCTGGAAGAAGATCTTCCGGCCGCGCGCGGCGTCGCCCTTGAGCGCCAGGATTTCGCCAGGTTTGACACTGGCG
This genomic window from Verrucomicrobiota bacterium contains:
- a CDS encoding Rrf2 family transcriptional regulator — encoded protein: MKLSVKSDYAVRAVLGLAARFEQEVAVRAEDVAVEHGIPVNYLVQILIELKSKQIVKSQRGKDGGYLLARPPAEITFGDILRAVYGPILDSPALSDPQCGAEIREAWRRLGTAFEEAADAITFQQLLDARPDKEKMYYI
- a CDS encoding thioredoxin domain-containing protein, which translates into the protein MSTKQVAHPHTNRLAREKSPYLLQHQHNPVDWFAWGEEAFAKARAENKPILLSIGYSTCHWCHVMERESFEDEKLAAYLNRHFVSIKVDREERPDVDKIYMTAVQAMGEGGGWPLNVFLTPDLKPFYGGTYFPPEPKYGRPSFLQVLERIQDLWQTRREDIGNSAGKLHEHLANATELEAAPGILLTPAILETAARKFKSEYDPRHGGFGNAPKFPRPSQPAILLRHGVRAGDPEAIKMVLHTCERMAAGGMYDQLGGGFARYSVDAQWLVPHFEKMLYDNAQLVHLYLDAHLISGEARFADTARDILRYILRDMTHREGGFYSAEDADSEGKEGKFYCWTRDELSKLLTTEEFNVAVRFFGITEAGNFVDHSDPNPLPNQNVLSIVDPNLSPGDQSLLVSAKRKMFDARARRVRPHLDDKVLASWNGLMLGAIARAYAVLGDENYRAAAEKNFSLLQAKLWDAKTKTLYHRWRDGERDSVQLLDAYANLLAGTIGLYEATLAAQHLEFALALAESMLEKFYDQKEGGFWQSAADSKDLILRIKEDYDGAEPSGNSVAVLALLKLAAITDRPEFKQAAEKTLRLLAERMQQIPQAVPYLLLGLDFWLEEPKRVVIAGDPKSPVTRELLRAAHTVYQPVKVVLSNTGPVEPFATTLPLHEGKPTAYLCTGKACQPPTHDRETVAKFLK